The proteins below come from a single Parageobacillus thermoglucosidasius genomic window:
- a CDS encoding DNA adenine methylase gives MSTILNKKAKPFLKWAGGKTQLLETFELYYPKAIYEGKVKRYIEPFVGSGAVLFEIGQTFDFEDIYIWDINPELILVYEVIKNNVDDLIEKLKEKEDQYLALESEGRKAYYYKIRDEFNNALNGFDFYRYHKGKIERASQMIFLNRTCFNGLFRVNKSGYFNVPMGDYKKPTICDEENLRAVSQFLQRVNINLGDYKESRDYVNDETFVYFDPPYRPLNQTSNFTSYSKYDFTDENQKELARYFAELDAKGAFLMLSNSDPKNTNEQDHFFDELYAPFNIYRISAKRMINSKASKRGAINEILVTNYKD, from the coding sequence ATGAGTACTATTTTAAATAAAAAAGCTAAACCTTTTTTAAAATGGGCTGGTGGAAAAACTCAGCTGCTGGAAACATTTGAACTTTATTATCCTAAAGCCATATATGAAGGAAAGGTTAAACGATATATAGAGCCTTTTGTCGGAAGTGGGGCAGTACTTTTTGAAATCGGACAAACATTTGATTTTGAAGATATCTATATTTGGGATATTAATCCAGAGCTGATTTTGGTATACGAAGTTATAAAAAATAATGTTGATGATTTAATTGAGAAACTTAAAGAAAAAGAAGACCAATATCTCGCCCTTGAGAGCGAAGGACGAAAAGCTTATTACTATAAGATAAGAGATGAATTCAATAATGCATTAAATGGCTTTGATTTTTATCGTTACCATAAGGGGAAAATTGAAAGGGCAAGCCAAATGATATTTTTAAATAGGACTTGTTTCAACGGTTTATTTAGGGTAAATAAGTCAGGGTATTTTAATGTACCAATGGGAGATTATAAAAAACCAACTATATGTGATGAAGAAAATTTACGTGCAGTAAGTCAATTTCTTCAAAGAGTGAATATCAATTTAGGCGATTATAAAGAAAGCAGGGATTATGTAAACGATGAAACATTCGTTTACTTTGACCCGCCTTATCGCCCTTTAAACCAAACATCTAACTTTACTTCGTATAGTAAGTATGATTTTACTGATGAAAACCAAAAAGAACTAGCCCGTTATTTTGCAGAATTGGATGCAAAAGGCGCTTTCCTAATGCTTAGTAACTCTGATCCAAAAAATACAAACGAACAAGACCATTTTTTCGATGAGTTATATGCCCCGTTCAACATTTATCGGATAAGTGCAAAAAGAATGATAAATTCAAAAGCGAGCAAAAGAGGGGCTATAAATGAAATTCTTGTAACTAACTACAAAGATTAA
- the miaB gene encoding tRNA (N6-isopentenyl adenosine(37)-C2)-methylthiotransferase MiaB, with protein MNEKQRLEQTGHIQTMDHPTDKKSALDALKKKTSKDYEKYFTSVFIPPNLKEAKKRGKEEVKYYKDFTIPEQFRGMGNGRKFYIRTYGCQMNEHDTEVMAGIFMELGYEPTDRPEDANVILLNTCAIRENAENKVFGEIGHLKQLKQDNPDLLLGVCGCMSQEESVVNKILKQYQYVDMIFGTHNIHRLPHILHEAYMSKEMVVEVWSKEGDVIENLPKARKGNIKAWVNIMYGCDKFCTYCIVPYTRGKERSRRPEDIIQEVRHLAAQGYKEVTLLGQNVNAYGKDFTDMKYGLGDLMDELRKIDIARIRFTTSHPRDFDDRLIEVLAKRGNLVEHIHLPVQSGSTEILKLMGRKYTREEYLELVRKIKAAIPDVALTTDIIVGFPNETEEQFEETLSLYREVEFDSAYTFIYSPREGTPAAKMVDNVPMEVKKERLHRLNALVNEISARKMKEYEGKVVEVLVEGESKNNPDVLAGYTRKNKLVNFIGPKSAIGKLVKVRITEAKTWTLNGEMVEEVIEVR; from the coding sequence ATGAACGAAAAACAACGTCTAGAACAAACAGGGCACATTCAAACAATGGATCATCCAACGGACAAAAAATCCGCTTTGGATGCGCTAAAGAAAAAAACGAGCAAAGATTACGAAAAGTATTTTACGAGCGTATTTATTCCGCCAAATCTGAAAGAAGCGAAAAAGCGCGGAAAAGAAGAAGTGAAATATTATAAAGATTTCACGATCCCGGAACAATTCCGCGGCATGGGCAACGGCCGCAAGTTTTATATTCGCACGTACGGCTGCCAAATGAACGAACATGACACAGAAGTCATGGCGGGAATTTTTATGGAGCTTGGATATGAGCCGACTGACCGCCCAGAAGATGCGAATGTCATTTTATTGAATACATGCGCCATCCGCGAGAATGCCGAAAACAAAGTATTTGGCGAGATCGGCCACTTAAAGCAGCTGAAGCAAGACAATCCGGATTTGCTTCTTGGGGTATGCGGCTGTATGTCGCAAGAAGAATCGGTCGTCAATAAAATTTTAAAACAATATCAATATGTTGATATGATTTTCGGTACACATAACATCCATCGCCTGCCACACATTTTGCATGAAGCATATATGTCCAAAGAAATGGTTGTCGAAGTATGGTCGAAAGAAGGCGATGTCATCGAAAATCTTCCGAAAGCGCGCAAAGGCAACATCAAGGCATGGGTCAACATTATGTATGGCTGCGACAAATTTTGCACGTATTGCATTGTTCCGTATACGCGCGGAAAAGAACGGAGCCGCCGTCCGGAAGACATCATCCAAGAAGTGCGCCATCTTGCCGCCCAAGGATATAAAGAAGTGACGCTTCTCGGCCAAAACGTCAATGCTTACGGAAAAGATTTCACGGATATGAAGTACGGCCTTGGCGATTTGATGGACGAACTTCGAAAAATTGATATTGCGCGCATCCGTTTTACGACAAGCCATCCGCGCGATTTTGACGACCGTTTAATCGAAGTGCTCGCCAAACGCGGCAATTTAGTGGAACATATTCATTTGCCGGTGCAATCGGGCAGCACGGAAATATTGAAATTGATGGGCCGCAAATATACGCGCGAGGAATATTTAGAGCTTGTCCGCAAAATTAAAGCGGCGATTCCTGACGTTGCCTTGACGACGGACATTATTGTCGGATTCCCGAACGAAACGGAAGAACAATTTGAAGAGACGCTGTCGTTATACCGCGAGGTCGAATTTGATTCTGCGTATACGTTTATTTATTCGCCGCGTGAAGGCACGCCAGCAGCGAAAATGGTGGACAATGTGCCGATGGAAGTGAAAAAAGAACGGTTGCACCGGCTGAACGCGCTTGTCAATGAAATTTCGGCAAGAAAAATGAAGGAATATGAAGGGAAAGTTGTCGAAGTATTAGTAGAGGGAGAAAGCAAAAACAACCCGGATGTCCTTGCTGGATACACCCGGAAAAACAAACTTGTCAACTTTATCGGTCCGAAGTCGGCGATTGGCAAACTGGTGAAAGTGCGGATTACCGAGGCGAAAACGTGGACATTAAACGGGGAAATGGTAGAAGAAGTGATCGAGGTGAGATAA
- a CDS encoding hydantoinase/oxoprolinase family protein, with protein MKTAVKRKAQILAIDAGGTMTDTFIIDENGEFVVGKAQSTPEDESIGLLNSAKDAFAYWDTTVEEQFPKLLAGVYSGTAMLNRLVSRKGRRVGLIVNKGMEDFHRMGRAIQAYLGYSYSDRLHLNTHRYDPPLVPRELTRGVTERVDLFGNVVIPLYEHEVEPAVRELLELDVEAIVISLLHSYKYPDHERRVRDIAKEVMKKVGKEVPVFASVDYYPVRKESHRTNTTIIEAYAADPSRETLTKINNMLKSHGANFDLRVMASHGGTISTRANELARTLVSGPIGGVIGAKYLGEQLGIRNIACSDIGGTSFDMALITQGDLSINTSPDMARLVLSLPLVSMDTVGAGAGSYVRIDPNFKSLTLGPDSAGSRVGVCYPEGGVDTVTVTDCHVVLGLINPDNFLGGEVKLYPERAYEAIKKQIADPLGLSVEDAAYGVIDLLESQLRNYLESMILGKGYSPSQYVCFSYGGGGPLHTAGYTKGLGFEDVLVPAWAAGFSAFGCGAADFEYRYDKTLDINVNDGASDDEKRKAGKELQAAWDELKEKVAAEFEKSQFSREDVDFRLYFRMQYQGQLNDLEIEAPIKEFKNIGHWNELVNAFEDTYTRVYAKAAKSPELGYSITGAIVRGIVEVPKPKIPVEPFAGETPSKEAYLGKRNVYWKGKWIEADIWEMEKLKPGNKIKAFSIIESPATTFVIPPGFETYLDQHRIFHLREI; from the coding sequence ATGAAAACAGCAGTAAAAAGAAAGGCGCAAATTCTTGCGATTGACGCCGGAGGAACGATGACAGACACGTTTATCATCGATGAAAACGGAGAGTTTGTCGTCGGAAAGGCGCAATCGACACCGGAAGATGAATCGATCGGTCTCTTAAATTCTGCAAAGGATGCGTTTGCTTACTGGGACACAACAGTGGAAGAACAATTTCCAAAATTGCTTGCTGGAGTTTATTCAGGAACAGCGATGCTGAACCGGCTTGTATCAAGGAAGGGGCGCCGGGTCGGATTGATCGTTAACAAGGGGATGGAAGATTTTCACCGGATGGGCCGGGCGATCCAGGCATATCTTGGTTATTCTTATTCAGATCGTTTGCATTTAAACACTCACCGTTATGACCCACCTCTTGTGCCAAGGGAGTTAACAAGAGGTGTAACAGAAAGAGTGGATTTGTTTGGAAACGTTGTCATTCCGCTTTATGAGCATGAAGTAGAACCGGCAGTAAGGGAACTTCTGGAACTTGATGTGGAAGCTATTGTCATTAGTTTGCTTCATTCTTACAAGTATCCTGACCATGAACGGAGAGTGCGAGATATAGCCAAAGAGGTCATGAAGAAAGTTGGAAAAGAGGTTCCTGTGTTTGCCTCCGTTGATTATTATCCAGTCCGAAAGGAATCGCACCGGACGAATACAACGATCATTGAGGCGTATGCGGCCGATCCTTCACGCGAAACATTGACCAAAATTAACAATATGTTAAAGTCGCATGGTGCCAATTTTGATTTGCGCGTGATGGCAAGCCATGGCGGAACGATTAGCACGCGGGCAAACGAGTTGGCAAGAACGCTTGTTTCTGGTCCGATCGGCGGCGTCATTGGCGCGAAATATCTCGGGGAACAGCTTGGCATCCGCAATATCGCTTGCTCGGATATTGGAGGAACAAGCTTTGATATGGCGCTCATCACCCAAGGGGACTTAAGCATCAACACAAGTCCAGATATGGCCCGCCTTGTGCTTTCACTGCCGCTTGTCTCTATGGATACCGTTGGTGCAGGAGCCGGAAGCTATGTGCGGATCGATCCTAACTTTAAATCGTTAACACTTGGTCCGGACAGTGCTGGATCGAGAGTCGGTGTCTGCTATCCAGAAGGCGGTGTTGATACGGTAACGGTCACAGATTGCCATGTTGTTCTTGGATTGATCAATCCGGATAATTTTCTGGGCGGGGAAGTCAAGCTCTATCCAGAGCGTGCGTACGAAGCGATTAAAAAACAGATCGCCGATCCGCTCGGATTATCCGTCGAAGACGCGGCATACGGCGTCATCGACTTGCTTGAATCACAGCTTCGCAACTACCTTGAATCCATGATTTTAGGAAAAGGGTACTCACCGTCCCAATATGTATGTTTTTCGTACGGAGGTGGCGGTCCGTTACATACCGCCGGTTATACGAAAGGGCTTGGTTTTGAAGATGTGTTAGTGCCGGCATGGGCAGCAGGATTTTCTGCGTTCGGCTGCGGTGCGGCGGATTTCGAATACCGTTATGATAAAACGCTCGATATTAACGTCAATGACGGTGCCAGCGATGATGAAAAACGAAAAGCGGGAAAAGAACTGCAGGCCGCGTGGGACGAGCTTAAGGAAAAAGTCGCAGCGGAGTTCGAAAAAAGCCAATTCAGCAGGGAAGACGTTGATTTCCGGCTTTATTTCCGCATGCAGTACCAAGGGCAATTAAACGACTTGGAAATTGAAGCGCCAATCAAAGAATTTAAAAATATTGGGCACTGGAATGAACTTGTCAATGCGTTCGAAGACACGTATACAAGAGTTTACGCCAAAGCAGCGAAATCGCCAGAGCTCGGCTACAGCATCACAGGCGCCATTGTTCGGGGAATCGTTGAAGTGCCGAAGCCAAAAATCCCAGTAGAACCGTTTGCGGGTGAAACGCCATCGAAAGAAGCGTATCTCGGCAAGCGTAACGTGTACTGGAAAGGCAAATGGATCGAAGCGGATATTTGGGAAATGGAAAAACTGAAACCAG
- a CDS encoding DNA-methyltransferase — MKNLFAGLKDEEIFYYQDNLLLINGNCIDWLNRLEKNSVDMIFADPPYFLSSGGITCHSGKMVSVDKGEWDKPSTLNEIHSFNKEWLYACKRVLKDGGTIWISGTLHNIYSIGFALNELEYKILNNITWYKKNASPNLSCRYFTHSTETILWARKGKKTSHYFNYNLMKEMNGGKQMRDVWEIPTTKKSEKAHGRHPTQKPIELLERIILASTKINDIVLDPFNGSGTTGVVAKKLNRRYIGIDIEKEYLELTIKRLEATENELELY; from the coding sequence ATGAAAAATTTATTTGCAGGGCTAAAAGATGAAGAAATTTTTTACTATCAAGATAATCTCCTCCTTATTAATGGCAATTGTATTGATTGGTTAAATAGATTGGAAAAAAATAGTGTTGATATGATTTTTGCGGATCCCCCTTATTTTTTATCAAGTGGCGGTATTACTTGCCATTCTGGAAAAATGGTGTCGGTAGACAAGGGAGAATGGGACAAGCCATCTACCTTAAATGAAATACATTCATTCAATAAAGAATGGTTATATGCTTGTAAAAGAGTCTTAAAGGATGGCGGGACAATTTGGATTTCGGGAACTTTACACAACATATATTCTATTGGTTTTGCCTTGAATGAGCTTGAATATAAAATTTTAAATAATATTACTTGGTATAAAAAGAATGCCTCGCCAAATTTAAGTTGTCGGTATTTTACTCATTCGACCGAAACAATTTTATGGGCTAGAAAGGGGAAAAAGACATCCCATTATTTTAACTATAACTTAATGAAAGAAATGAATGGTGGGAAGCAAATGAGGGATGTTTGGGAAATACCGACAACTAAAAAAAGTGAGAAAGCACATGGAAGACATCCGACACAAAAGCCTATAGAGCTTTTAGAAAGAATAATTCTCGCATCGACAAAAATAAATGATATCGTTCTGGACCCATTCAATGGGAGCGGTACAACTGGAGTTGTTGCGAAAAAACTCAATCGCAGATATATTGGAATAGATATAGAAAAAGAATACCTAGAGTTGACAATAAAACGTCTTGAGGCTACAGAAAATGAGTTAGAGCTATACTAA
- a CDS encoding RicAFT regulatory complex protein RicA family protein has translation MAKYTRDEVLAQAKELAKMIAETEEVDFFKRAEEKIHQNEKVRTMIEQIKSLQKQAVNLKHYGKYEALKKVEAQIDDIYEELSQIPIVNEFQQSQMEVNDLLQLVASTISNTVTDEIIASTGGDVLRGETGAQIRYRRNGGCH, from the coding sequence ATGGCAAAATATACGCGTGATGAAGTTTTAGCGCAGGCGAAAGAACTGGCAAAAATGATTGCGGAGACGGAAGAAGTCGATTTTTTTAAACGCGCGGAAGAAAAAATACACCAAAATGAAAAAGTGCGCACGATGATCGAGCAAATCAAATCGCTGCAAAAACAGGCGGTAAATTTAAAACATTACGGGAAATACGAAGCGCTGAAAAAAGTAGAAGCACAAATTGACGACATTTATGAAGAGCTTTCGCAAATTCCGATTGTCAACGAATTCCAACAGTCACAAATGGAAGTGAATGATCTTCTCCAACTTGTTGCTTCTACCATTTCCAATACAGTGACCGATGAGATTATCGCATCAACAGGCGGCGACGTATTGCGCGGCGAGACGGGCGCGCAAATACGCTACCGCAGAAACGGCGGCTGCCATTAA
- the cotE gene encoding outer spore coat protein CotE, whose amino-acid sequence MSEYREIITKAVVGKGRRFTQSTHTVTSPNRPSSILGCWIINHRYDAKKRDKAVEIHGHYDINVWYSYNNNTKTEVVTETVSYTDVVKLKYRDDDDIIHDDTDIIVRVIQQPNCLECTISPNGNKIVVDVEREFVAEVIGETKLYVAIDPEGRSSDDEFEYDELDEELEDLSPDLLLDDEE is encoded by the coding sequence ATGTCTGAATACAGAGAGATTATTACAAAAGCGGTTGTCGGGAAGGGCCGTAGATTTACGCAATCAACGCATACCGTTACATCCCCAAATCGGCCGTCGAGCATTTTAGGATGCTGGATTATTAACCATCGCTACGATGCGAAAAAACGCGACAAAGCAGTAGAAATCCATGGACACTATGACATTAACGTTTGGTATTCATACAACAACAATACAAAGACGGAAGTTGTCACAGAGACAGTGTCATATACGGATGTCGTTAAATTAAAATACCGCGATGATGATGACATTATTCACGATGATACAGATATTATCGTCCGCGTCATCCAGCAGCCGAATTGCTTGGAATGCACCATTTCGCCAAACGGAAATAAAATCGTTGTTGATGTTGAACGGGAATTTGTCGCCGAAGTCATTGGTGAAACGAAATTGTACGTGGCGATCGACCCAGAAGGCCGCAGCAGCGACGATGAATTCGAATATGACGAACTTGATGAAGAATTGGAAGATTTAAGCCCAGATTTGCTTCTTGATGATGAAGAGTAA